The Corynebacterium auriscanis genome includes the window GGGCGATGAGCACTTGCAACAGGTTGTGGAGGAGGCCCAAGCAGTGGTTGACTCCGTATTGGGTTCTTAATTGGGTGCTTAAACGGGCGTTTGGATGTTGGGGGTCGGGCGTCAGCTACGCCGAGCGAGGTTCGCCCTTAAGGCTCGTGCTGGGCGTAGTAGGTCTAAAAGGCTCCGAATGGCCCTTGTGCTGCACGTTTCGACTGTGAAATTGCTGTGTCGGTGGCGCGCCAGATTGCTAGTTGGCTGTCAATAGCGCAGTTCAAACGCAAATCATTAGAGATTTGTGGGGGCAGGTCGTTAAAGTAGAGCATTGTTGTATTGAGCACATGCCCCTCTACAAAATGGTTCATTACCACGGTGAACGATAATTCTGTCGGAGTGCGGGCGCATCGAAATGCGAGCCGACCTCCGTAGATCATGACCTTTGTTACCGGGGCATGAAAGCGACAGCTGTGAAAGGACAATCCTAAGTGAGTCAGCAGATCAAAGCCCCGAATAGCCGGGGTGGAAGCGGTTTTATCTGGGTGATCGTTGCGATTTTAGCCATCGCTGCGGTTGTTATTGGTCTCTTCGTATGGAAGCAGAGCACGAAAAATACGATCGCGGAGGATATGCCGCAACAGGAAGCCAACTTTACGGTCTCGGCAAACGACGGTGCGGTGACGCTCGCTTCGGACAAGGTGAAAAAGGACGCGCCAACGGTCGAGATTTTCTCCGACTTCTCCTGCCCTCACTGCGCCGATTTGGTTGAAGCGGATCACGAGGACGTTCACAAGGCCGTCACCGATGGTGATGTCAAGGTAGTGTATCGCTTCCTGAATATCCTGGACCAGAAGCCAGGTGGGTCCTCCACTCGCGGTGGCGCGGTGGCTTACGCGATCGCTAAGACCGGAAACGCCAAGGCATTCTGGAATATGCACGACAAGATGTTCATGGATCAGCCAGAAGTTGCACGTACGTGGAACTGGGAGGAACTGGGCAAGGCTGCCGAGGCCTACGATGTGGATCCTGCTCTGGTTGAAAAGATCAAGAAGGGGGAAGTTCAAGACGAGGCTCTTCCGGTCTTTGAAGGCAACGCCAAGATTCTGACCGACCGAGGTGCCCAAGTGTCTACTCCGCAGGTGTTCGCCAACGGTAAGCCGTACGAGCTGAAGTCCGATGGCGGCCAGAAGCCACTGTCGTGGGTTCCGGATCTGGTCTGGAACAAGGGCGGGAACAACGGCGAAAAGAAGTAAACCGCGCTGATCAACTGGAGTCGCCAAAGAGTTCGAGGAGCCACTAATCGCGGTCGCTAGAGCATGCCCGATGCCGGGGCACAGTGACCTCGAAAGCAAGACGCAGTGACCTCGAAACATAGCGGCTCTAAAAGAACGCGGATGACCTCTGCTCGATCCGTCCGTTCTCGCCGCGGGATTATTCCCGGCGACCTGCGGATTTGGTTAGCTCGAGAGCGATCGGGTAGCTTTAAATCCGTTCGCTTCTCCATGGAGAACGCGTTAACGCAAACTATGCGGGGCTATGGCGCAGCTGGTAGCGCACCACACTGGCAGTGTGGGGGTCACGGGTTCGAGTCCCGTTAGCTCCACCAATCGCATTTCCCCAGTTCATTTACGAGCTGGGGTTTTGTCGTATCTAAGTAGTTGGAGCTGTGGTATTTACGCAGTTAGAGCTCCAGCCTCGTAGTGGATTGCGGGAGGTACTATCGCTCGCTTATCTGGCAAAGATGAGGCAATGTTTGGGGTGCAAAATCGGGGGAGTTTCTGTACTGCAAGCGGGATCAATTATTTTGACCGTCGCAAAATGGCTCAATCACCAAACCGCAATTGAATTCAATTTTCATTAGGTAGCAGAGTTGATATTAAAATAGGGCCAATTGCCGACTTCATTGTTTTGGGTTGTGAA containing:
- a CDS encoding DsbA family protein; translated protein: MSQQIKAPNSRGGSGFIWVIVAILAIAAVVIGLFVWKQSTKNTIAEDMPQQEANFTVSANDGAVTLASDKVKKDAPTVEIFSDFSCPHCADLVEADHEDVHKAVTDGDVKVVYRFLNILDQKPGGSSTRGGAVAYAIAKTGNAKAFWNMHDKMFMDQPEVARTWNWEELGKAAEAYDVDPALVEKIKKGEVQDEALPVFEGNAKILTDRGAQVSTPQVFANGKPYELKSDGGQKPLSWVPDLVWNKGGNNGEKK